A genome region from Dolichospermum compactum NIES-806 includes the following:
- the clpB gene encoding ATP-dependent chaperone ClpB — protein sequence MQPTNPNQFTEKAWEAIAHTPDVAKQYQQQQLESEHLMKGLLEQEGLASAIFTKAGTSLQKVRDRTEQFIQRQPKVSGASASVYLGRSLDTLLDRAEKYRQEFKDEFISIEHLLLGYAKDDRFGKSLLQEFGLDENKLKNIIKEIRGKQKVTDQNPEGKYQSLEKYGRDLTEAARKGQLDPVIGRDDEIRRTVQILSRRTKNNPVLIGEPGVGKTAIAEGLAQRIVAGDVPQSLKDRKLISLDMGALIAGAKFRGEFEERLKAVLKEVTESGGNIVLFIDEIHTVVGAGASQGAMDAGNLLKPMLARGELRCIGATTLDEYRKYLEKDAALERRFQQVYVDQPNVQDTISILRGLKERYEVHHGVRISDSSLVAAATLSNRYISDRFLPDKAIDLVDEAAARLKMEITSKPEELDEIDRKILQLEMEKLSLQKESDLASRERLERLEKELADLKEDQRTLSTQWQSEKGIITKIQSIKEEIDRVNLEIQQTERNYDLNRAAELKYGKLTDLHRQLQAVETELSQTQKTGKSLLREEVTEADIAEIISKWTGIPLNKLVESEKEKLLHLEDELHHRVIGQQEAVTAVADAIQRSRAGLSDPNRPIASFVFLGPTGVGKTELAKALAAYMFDTEEALVRIDMSEYMDKHNVSRLIGAPPGYVGYEEGGQLTEAIRRRPYAVILFDEIEKAHPDVFNIFLQILDDGRVTDAQGRTVDFKNSIIIMTSNIGSQYILDISGDDSRYDEMRNRVMEAMRNSFRPEFLNRLDELIIFHSLQKSELRNIVQLQVDRLRQRLTDRKMSLKLSSSALDFLAEVGYDPVFGARPLKRAIQRELETQIAKAILRGDFSDGDTIFVDVQNERLSFNRLPAEVFTG from the coding sequence ATGCAGCCGACTAACCCCAATCAATTTACAGAAAAAGCCTGGGAAGCGATCGCTCATACCCCCGATGTCGCTAAACAATATCAGCAACAGCAGCTAGAAAGTGAACACCTGATGAAAGGGTTGCTGGAACAGGAAGGACTGGCCAGTGCCATTTTTACCAAAGCTGGGACAAGTTTGCAAAAAGTTCGCGATCGCACCGAGCAATTTATCCAACGTCAACCGAAGGTATCCGGTGCTAGTGCTTCTGTTTATTTAGGACGCAGTTTAGATACATTATTAGATCGGGCAGAAAAATATCGTCAAGAATTTAAAGACGAATTTATTTCTATTGAACATTTGCTGTTAGGTTACGCCAAAGATGATCGGTTTGGCAAGAGTTTACTGCAAGAATTCGGTTTAGATGAAAACAAACTCAAAAATATTATCAAAGAAATTCGAGGGAAACAAAAAGTGACTGACCAAAATCCAGAAGGTAAATATCAATCACTGGAGAAGTACGGACGTGATCTCACAGAAGCCGCCCGCAAAGGTCAACTAGACCCTGTAATCGGTCGTGATGATGAAATTAGACGTACAGTACAAATTCTCTCCCGCAGAACCAAAAATAACCCGGTTTTAATTGGTGAACCTGGAGTGGGGAAAACTGCGATCGCCGAAGGGTTAGCACAGCGCATTGTGGCGGGTGATGTTCCCCAATCTCTTAAAGATCGCAAACTCATCAGTTTAGATATGGGGGCTTTAATTGCGGGAGCAAAATTCCGAGGTGAATTTGAAGAACGTCTCAAAGCCGTATTAAAAGAAGTCACCGAATCCGGTGGGAATATTGTCTTATTTATTGATGAAATTCATACCGTTGTCGGTGCAGGTGCAAGTCAAGGGGCGATGGATGCGGGAAACTTATTAAAACCGATGTTAGCACGGGGTGAATTACGCTGCATTGGGGCGACAACTTTAGATGAATATCGCAAATATTTGGAAAAAGATGCCGCTTTAGAAAGACGCTTTCAGCAAGTTTATGTAGATCAGCCCAACGTTCAAGATACAATTTCTATTTTACGCGGTTTGAAAGAACGTTATGAAGTCCATCATGGGGTGAGAATTTCTGATAGTTCTCTCGTCGCTGCGGCCACTCTCTCTAATCGTTATATTAGCGATCGCTTTCTCCCCGATAAAGCCATTGATTTAGTAGACGAAGCCGCTGCTAGACTGAAAATGGAGATTACATCCAAACCCGAAGAACTGGACGAAATAGATCGGAAAATCCTGCAATTAGAAATGGAAAAACTCTCTTTACAAAAAGAAAGTGATCTCGCTTCCCGTGAACGGTTAGAAAGATTAGAAAAAGAACTCGCTGACCTCAAAGAAGATCAAAGAACTCTTAGCACACAATGGCAATCTGAAAAAGGGATTATCACCAAAATTCAATCTATTAAAGAAGAAATTGACCGAGTTAATTTAGAAATTCAACAAACCGAAAGAAACTACGATCTTAACCGGGCTGCGGAATTGAAATATGGTAAACTCACAGACTTACATCGGCAATTACAAGCCGTAGAAACTGAACTTTCCCAAACTCAAAAAACCGGGAAATCATTATTACGGGAAGAAGTTACAGAAGCGGACATTGCCGAAATTATTTCTAAATGGACAGGCATTCCCCTCAATAAACTAGTCGAATCAGAAAAAGAAAAACTCCTGCATTTAGAAGATGAATTACATCATCGGGTTATCGGTCAACAAGAAGCCGTTACCGCCGTCGCTGATGCCATTCAACGTTCTCGCGCTGGACTTTCTGACCCCAACCGTCCCATAGCTAGTTTTGTCTTCCTTGGTCCAACCGGTGTCGGTAAAACTGAACTAGCGAAAGCCTTAGCGGCTTATATGTTTGACACAGAGGAAGCTTTGGTGCGGATTGATATGTCAGAATACATGGATAAGCACAACGTTTCTCGACTAATCGGTGCGCCTCCCGGTTATGTGGGTTATGAAGAAGGAGGACAATTAACTGAAGCTATTCGTCGTCGTCCCTACGCGGTAATTTTATTCGACGAAATTGAAAAAGCCCACCCCGACGTATTTAATATTTTCCTGCAAATCCTCGATGATGGTCGGGTGACAGATGCCCAAGGTCGCACAGTAGACTTTAAAAATAGTATCATCATCATGACCAGTAACATTGGTTCTCAATATATCCTAGATATATCTGGAGATGATAGCCGTTACGATGAAATGCGGAATCGGGTGATGGAAGCAATGCGAAATAGTTTCCGTCCAGAGTTCTTAAACCGTCTGGATGAACTAATTATTTTCCACAGTTTACAAAAATCGGAATTGCGGAATATTGTCCAGTTACAGGTAGATAGGTTAAGACAAAGATTAACTGACCGGAAAATGTCTTTGAAATTATCTAGTTCTGCTCTTGACTTTTTAGCAGAAGTCGGGTATGATCCCGTTTTTGGTGCAAGACCATTAAAAAGAGCAATTCAGCGGGAACTAGAAACCCAAATAGCTAAAGCCATTTTACGCGGTGATTTCAGCGACGGTGACACCATTTTTGTAGATGTCCAAAATGAGCGCCTTTCCTTTAATCGTTTACCCGCAGAGGTGTTTACGGGTTAG
- a CDS encoding PsbP-related protein, translating into MLKINPRHRFQSAAEVMTAVNESRITTPPTEPTTIIDKQFKIFIDKKLKTLQPLLIKSVFLIFPIIVGVIGVNSYLQPPINVVEYAKSGIKFKYPKNWQETPVIDKLTRIVPKNTISSSLTPEFFITIDELFHSETLADYTQFSIRQIEALGQNAKIIKSGQIQLGETQGYQVVYEGRDNIHKVNFQEMQVWIVNDKKAYILTYRAENKSYPEFAKTVEDTIIKSFRLEKSTSEKPTSPIW; encoded by the coding sequence ATGCTCAAGATTAACCCTAGACACCGGTTTCAGTCAGCAGCAGAAGTTATGACGGCTGTAAATGAATCTCGAATAACTACACCACCGACTGAACCAACGACAATTATTGATAAACAATTTAAAATATTTATTGATAAAAAACTTAAAACATTACAACCTTTACTGATCAAATCGGTGTTTTTGATATTTCCAATAATTGTTGGTGTGATAGGTGTTAATAGTTATTTGCAACCACCAATTAACGTAGTAGAATATGCAAAATCTGGGATTAAGTTTAAATATCCTAAAAATTGGCAAGAAACGCCAGTCATAGATAAATTAACGCGAATTGTCCCGAAAAATACGATTTCATCTTCTCTAACTCCAGAATTTTTTATCACTATAGATGAGTTATTCCATTCGGAAACTTTGGCAGATTATACTCAGTTTTCTATCCGACAAATTGAAGCATTAGGACAAAATGCGAAAATTATCAAATCTGGACAAATACAACTTGGTGAAACACAAGGTTATCAAGTAGTTTATGAAGGCAGAGATAATATCCACAAGGTAAATTTCCAAGAAATGCAAGTATGGATTGTTAATGATAAAAAAGCCTATATTCTCACCTATCGCGCTGAAAATAAATCCTATCCAGAGTTTGCGAAAACTGTGGAAGACACCATAATTAAATCCTTTAGACTGGAAAAATCTACATCTGAAAAACCCACAAGTCCAATCTGGTAA
- a CDS encoding Uma2 family endonuclease, giving the protein MQSPLYLFSVAEYLELEQSSDIRHEYFAGEVFAMAGGSKEHNIITLNIASRLRSGLRGSSCNVFMSDMKVKINLANDNKTIFYYPDVVVSCDTEDQDRYFLNYPCLIIEVLSPSTETIDRREKLVNYRSLASLKEYVLISQNEIKVEVYRQDEKGNWTIQTLINGDDKLHLDSVGLILEMTNIYEDIINI; this is encoded by the coding sequence ATGCAATCTCCTCTTTACCTGTTCTCTGTGGCAGAATATCTAGAATTAGAACAATCTAGCGATATTCGTCATGAATATTTTGCAGGTGAAGTCTTTGCTATGGCTGGAGGTAGTAAAGAACATAACATAATTACTCTCAATATTGCTAGTAGACTACGTTCTGGATTACGGGGTAGTTCCTGTAATGTTTTCATGTCTGACATGAAAGTGAAAATAAATTTAGCCAATGATAATAAAACTATATTTTACTATCCTGATGTGGTAGTCAGTTGTGACACTGAAGATCAAGACCGTTATTTTTTGAATTATCCTTGTTTAATTATCGAAGTGCTATCACCAAGTACGGAAACTATAGATAGACGGGAAAAACTGGTAAATTACCGCAGTTTAGCAAGTTTAAAAGAATATGTTTTAATTTCTCAAAATGAAATCAAGGTAGAAGTTTATCGTCAAGATGAAAAAGGAAATTGGACTATACAAACTTTGATTAATGGGGATGATAAATTACATTTAGATTCCGTTGGATTAATTTTAGAAATGACAAATATATACGAAGATATTATCAATATTTAA
- a CDS encoding DUF924 family protein, translated as MSQATTILDFWFGHLNDPNYGKIQPFWFEKQPDFDAKIRDLFLEDYQKAVAGYLHDWMNSPETCLALILLLDQFPRNMFRDTPQAFATDWEALSLAQHATNKGYDRKLLAVQRWFIYLPFEHSENPIDQRKCIKLFQQLSHDPYSAKAIESAFRHKEIIARFGRFPHRNAILGRISTPEEEEFLEQPGSSF; from the coding sequence ATGTCACAGGCAACAACTATTTTGGATTTTTGGTTTGGTCATCTAAATGACCCAAATTACGGGAAAATTCAGCCATTTTGGTTTGAAAAACAACCAGATTTCGATGCTAAGATCCGCGACCTTTTTCTGGAAGATTACCAAAAAGCGGTAGCAGGATATTTACATGATTGGATGAATTCACCAGAAACCTGTTTGGCTTTAATTCTGTTACTAGATCAATTTCCCCGAAATATGTTTCGTGATACCCCACAAGCCTTTGCAACGGACTGGGAAGCACTATCATTAGCGCAACACGCCACAAACAAAGGCTATGATAGAAAATTATTAGCTGTGCAACGCTGGTTTATATACTTACCCTTTGAACACAGTGAAAACCCTATTGATCAACGGAAGTGTATTAAGCTATTTCAACAACTTAGTCATGATCCCTACAGTGCAAAAGCGATTGAATCAGCTTTTCGACACAAGGAAATAATTGCTCGATTTGGTCGCTTTCCCCATCGTAATGCCATTTTAGGACGGATTTCTACCCCAGAAGAAGAGGAATTTTTAGAACAACCTGGTTCTTCATTTTAA